The following coding sequences lie in one Myxococcales bacterium genomic window:
- a CDS encoding peptidylglycine alpha-amidating monooxygenase — MKRALPLLPLFFLGAAVAGLSAVAACTTSTTAASGMPPCAVQTTLTNRCQTCHSDPPKFGAPMPLVTRADLLAKSTRDGSKTYAERAVVRMRDPQSPMPQAPNPRAPESEIAAFESWIAAGTPENTAQCAVPPTDASAPLPEDKLACPPDVTLKPPTPFEMPQDVEDEYVCYGVDLPGTAQKRHVIGLDAKIDNASIVHHILVFESPTTESGTPHKCKDIFPLDWKLIYAWAPGTKPYNLPAEAGYPLDPGTTTHYVVQLHYSNIKKVAGQKDSTGVSLCTTTDLRKNDADLIAVGGASFSLPPKAKTTIECSLKIPQNPDKFPITVFRGWPHMHQLGASLSTKVLRPDGSSASLGEIAQWDFYNQIGYPMNVKVASGDTVVTRCTWNNTTNERVGFGERTGDEMCYNFVTYYPKTNLQAFSGVLPASISQCKVVP, encoded by the coding sequence ATGAAGCGAGCATTGCCTCTCCTGCCTCTCTTCTTCTTGGGCGCTGCCGTCGCGGGGCTGTCGGCCGTCGCGGCCTGCACCACCAGCACGACGGCCGCCTCGGGAATGCCCCCGTGCGCCGTCCAGACGACGCTCACGAACCGGTGCCAGACTTGCCACTCGGATCCGCCGAAGTTCGGCGCGCCGATGCCGCTCGTCACGCGCGCGGACCTGCTCGCCAAGAGCACCCGCGATGGCTCGAAGACGTACGCCGAGCGCGCCGTGGTCCGCATGCGCGACCCGCAGAGCCCGATGCCCCAGGCGCCGAACCCGCGCGCCCCCGAGAGCGAGATCGCGGCCTTCGAGTCGTGGATCGCGGCCGGCACCCCCGAGAACACGGCCCAATGCGCCGTTCCCCCGACCGACGCCTCGGCGCCGCTCCCCGAGGACAAGCTGGCGTGCCCCCCCGACGTCACCTTGAAGCCTCCTACACCCTTCGAGATGCCGCAAGACGTCGAAGACGAGTACGTGTGCTACGGCGTCGACCTGCCGGGCACGGCGCAGAAGCGGCACGTGATTGGGCTCGACGCGAAGATCGACAACGCGAGCATCGTCCATCACATCCTCGTGTTCGAGTCACCCACGACCGAGAGCGGCACACCGCACAAGTGCAAGGACATCTTCCCCCTCGACTGGAAGCTCATCTACGCGTGGGCGCCGGGCACCAAGCCCTACAACCTCCCCGCGGAGGCCGGCTATCCGCTCGATCCGGGCACGACGACCCATTACGTGGTGCAGCTCCACTACAGCAACATCAAGAAGGTGGCCGGCCAGAAAGACTCCACGGGCGTCAGCCTCTGCACCACCACCGACCTGCGCAAGAACGACGCCGACCTGATCGCCGTCGGAGGGGCCTCGTTCTCGCTGCCGCCCAAGGCGAAGACCACCATCGAGTGCTCGCTGAAGATCCCGCAGAACCCGGACAAGTTCCCCATCACGGTGTTCCGCGGTTGGCCCCACATGCACCAGCTCGGGGCGAGCCTCTCCACCAAGGTGTTGCGCCCGGATGGCTCCTCCGCGTCGCTCGGCGAGATCGCCCAGTGGGACTTCTACAACCAAATTGGCTATCCGATGAACGTAAAGGTCGCGAGTGGCGACACCGTGGTCACGCGTTGCACCTGGAACAACACCACCAACGAGCGAGTGGGCTTCGGTGAGCGAACCGGCGACGAAATGTGCTATAATTTCGTTACGTATTACCCGAAGACGAACCTCCAGGCGTTCTCCGGGGTG